A single Arcobacter sp. FWKO B DNA region contains:
- a CDS encoding RHS repeat domain-containing protein: MSYNPLSQRASKYYKDKDISYYHKYIYDNHNIIGIYDGRSDRLLASFIHTPKSIDKPLSITIDKQTYYYHLDINNSVVEISDEFKNIVQHFTYDDFGYIIDRYTSENHKELEILNPYTYTSREYDTDELYYYRARYYDPSIKRFISPDPISYQSGDTNFYAYVNNNPINLTDPSGLKPQVNIPNSDVVGNIYTKNIANNLPQNPNIDILTPPPSPINAEPMGKDGFKVRGSKPKLDIGKTLYFVFYDSNAKHTKYLKSSATKVYNEVKQEISKKPDKQHHIVYLQEVTSANELKDFVQSKIEQNGGKEKVLLGSIEAIRQIPQSTSIYQYVKNTLNIKPNQEHLKPKPYFQGNIDQQSINTHNENILRNEKLHKTIASKEHQKYVMMEVAEDLDGLSDNLGLAGAVLLVAATKNPKRAAILAPIGKGLTVLSEGAMYGKHLFKYFADEFDYRELTTDVILAKTVFIRNNELIEYYADKTISEYIKNLYEDK, encoded by the coding sequence TTGTCATACAATCCTCTATCACAAAGAGCATCAAAGTATTATAAAGACAAAGATATATCATATTATCACAAATACATATATGACAATCACAATATCATAGGGATATATGATGGAAGAAGTGATAGGTTACTTGCTTCATTTATACATACTCCAAAAAGCATAGACAAACCACTATCAATAACTATAGACAAACAAACATACTATTATCATTTAGATATCAATAACTCTGTAGTAGAAATAAGTGATGAGTTTAAAAACATAGTACAACACTTTACATATGATGACTTTGGGTATATTATAGATAGATATACTAGTGAAAATCATAAAGAGTTAGAAATATTAAATCCTTACACTTACACATCAAGAGAATATGACACTGATGAGTTATATTACTATAGAGCTAGATATTATGACCCTAGCATAAAAAGATTTATATCACCAGACCCTATAAGCTATCAAAGTGGAGATACCAACTTTTATGCTTATGTAAACAACAACCCAATAAACCTAACAGACCCTAGTGGACTAAAACCTCAGGTGAATATTCCTAATAGTGATGTAGTAGGTAATATATACACAAAGAATATAGCAAACAATCTACCTCAAAATCCAAACATAGATATACTTACTCCTCCACCCTCACCTATCAATGCTGAACCTATGGGTAAGGATGGGTTTAAGGTGAGGGGTAGTAAGCCTAAGCTTGATATAGGGAAGACTCTTTACTTTGTGTTTTATGACTCCAATGCAAAACATACCAAATATCTAAAAAGTTCAGCAACAAAAGTATACAATGAAGTAAAACAAGAGATAAGTAAAAAACCAGATAAACAACACCACATAGTATATTTACAAGAAGTAACATCAGCTAATGAACTAAAAGACTTTGTACAAAGTAAGATAGAACAAAATGGTGGAAAAGAAAAGGTACTACTTGGAAGTATAGAAGCAATAAGACAAATACCTCAAAGTACTTCTATATATCAATATGTAAAAAATACTTTAAATATAAAACCAAACCAAGAACACCTAAAACCAAAACCATACTTCCAAGGCAACATAGACCAACAATCTATAAATACCCATAATGAAAATATATTAAGAAATGAAAAACTACATAAAACTATAGCGAGCAAAGAACATCAGAAGTATGTAATGATGGAGGTGGCTGAGGATTTGGATGGTTTATCTGATAATTTAGGACTAGCAGGTGCTGTTTTATTAGTTGCTGCTACAAAAAATCCTAAAAGAGCAGCTATACTAGCACCTATAGGAAAAGGCTTAACTGTATTGTCTGAAGGTGCAATGTATGGTAAACATTTATTTAAATACTTTGCAGATGAATTTGACTATAGAGAACTGACAACTGATGTAATATTAGCTAAAACTGTATTTATTAGGAACAATGAATTAATAGAATATTATGCAGATAAAACCATATCTGAATATATAAAAAATTTATATGAGGACAAATAA